From the genome of Pseudomonas sp. gcc21, one region includes:
- the ggt gene encoding gamma-glutamyltransferase produces MFRSLFYTRLLHKSPAVALVGLILTHLSGCSGSDPATTLRTEQPIEQRTATRHMVSAAHPAAVEAGLDMLRRGGHAVDAAIAVQMVLGFIEAPETGIGGGGFLLLHDEREQRTLVYDGRETAPQAARPDRFMTFGVPHPRALTIPSGSSVGVPGLIAMLGEAHREHGQLPWEELFAPAITLAEQGLPMPPRLEKQIESDWSLRLFSDTRDYFRSQTSESEPTLRNPQLADTMRRLAAEGPGAFYQGEMAEQFVERVNDARWGKGDMTLADLADYRPIEREAVCAPYRQWTVCSAGPPSAGGLIVQQALGMLEHFPIADMAPDAPDTVHLIAEASRLAFADRNHYVGDPAFVQVPVEGLLNRQYLRQRAALIDLDQAMQVARPGEPGQRPEIPEVTPKPEPEEQGTSHFSVIDGNGNLVALTSSNEAPFGSRMLSQGFVINNQLSDFTYDPQLNDHPHPNAVGPGKRPRSSMAPLLVFDQHNNIRLVIGSRGGSRIPGYVLKTLIGVLDWEMDIQDAMALPNIVERGLGIELEAGTELEALRDDLEQLGHEVRILPMTSGLHGMERINGIWRGGADPRLDGVALGD; encoded by the coding sequence ATGTTCAGATCACTCTTCTATACACGCCTTTTACACAAATCCCCGGCTGTTGCTCTGGTCGGCCTGATACTGACCCATCTATCGGGCTGCTCGGGCAGCGATCCCGCCACTACCCTGCGCACAGAACAACCCATCGAACAGCGAACGGCGACTCGGCACATGGTCTCCGCCGCCCACCCCGCAGCGGTTGAAGCCGGGTTGGACATGCTGCGCCGCGGCGGGCATGCGGTGGACGCAGCTATCGCCGTGCAGATGGTGCTGGGTTTTATCGAGGCGCCCGAGACAGGGATTGGCGGCGGCGGGTTTCTGTTGCTGCATGATGAGCGTGAGCAACGAACGCTGGTCTATGACGGGCGCGAAACCGCACCGCAGGCGGCACGGCCGGACCGGTTCATGACGTTCGGCGTCCCGCATCCCCGGGCATTGACGATCCCCAGCGGCTCTTCCGTCGGAGTACCCGGTCTGATCGCCATGCTGGGCGAAGCGCACAGAGAGCATGGCCAGCTACCCTGGGAGGAGCTGTTCGCGCCAGCCATAACGCTGGCCGAACAGGGCTTGCCCATGCCGCCGCGTCTGGAGAAACAGATCGAATCGGACTGGTCCCTGCGTTTATTTTCCGACACCCGCGATTACTTTCGCAGCCAGACCAGCGAAAGTGAGCCGACTCTGCGCAACCCGCAACTGGCCGATACGATGAGACGGCTCGCTGCAGAAGGACCCGGGGCGTTCTATCAGGGCGAGATGGCCGAACAGTTTGTTGAGCGGGTCAACGATGCGCGCTGGGGCAAAGGCGATATGACCCTTGCAGACCTCGCTGATTACCGGCCGATCGAGCGCGAAGCCGTCTGTGCTCCTTACCGGCAATGGACGGTATGCAGCGCCGGCCCACCCTCCGCCGGCGGCCTGATAGTGCAGCAGGCGCTCGGCATGCTTGAGCATTTCCCGATCGCTGACATGGCGCCCGATGCGCCCGACACTGTGCACCTGATAGCCGAAGCCAGCCGACTGGCATTTGCCGACCGCAATCATTACGTCGGCGACCCCGCCTTCGTGCAGGTGCCGGTAGAGGGGCTACTGAACCGCCAGTATCTGCGTCAACGTGCCGCCTTGATTGACCTGGACCAGGCCATGCAGGTAGCTCGACCCGGCGAACCGGGCCAGCGCCCCGAAATACCTGAAGTCACCCCCAAACCCGAGCCGGAGGAACAGGGAACCTCGCATTTCAGCGTAATCGACGGTAACGGCAATCTGGTTGCGCTGACCAGCTCCAACGAGGCGCCCTTCGGCAGCCGCATGCTCAGTCAGGGCTTCGTGATCAACAACCAACTCAGCGACTTCACCTACGATCCGCAGCTGAACGATCACCCTCATCCCAACGCGGTCGGCCCCGGCAAGCGACCGCGCAGCTCCATGGCGCCGCTGCTCGTGTTCGATCAGCACAACAACATCCGGCTGGTGATCGGCTCGCGCGGCGGTAGCCGTATACCCGGATACGTGCTCAAGACACTGATTGGCGTGCTGGACTGGGAGATGGATATTCAGGATGCCATGGCCCTGCCCAACATCGTCGAGCGGGGGTTGGGCATCGAACTCGAAGCCGGGACCGAGCTTGAAGCCTTGCGTGATGATCTGGAGCAACTTGGACACGAGGTCAGAATCCTTCCCATGACCAGTGGCCTGCATGGCATGGAACGCATCAACGGAATCTGGCGTGGCGGCGCTGATCCCCGTCTGGATGGCGTTGCCTTGGGAGATTGA
- a CDS encoding BCCT family transporter, translating into MDKERPSDQPAPENLEGIPAPSGETNLIDTDYVIGQDNITGEFSLSLDIHGKVFLISSLTILVFVMLTLALQNEVAPIFNAIRDWLTGHLSWFFIAAANVFVILCLFLIVSPLGKVRLGGKEAVPDHTYLGWFSMLFAAGMGIGLMFYGVSEPMSHYSAAMGGTEFAESGARTDWAPLGGAEGDAEAAARLGMAATIFHWGLHPWGIYAIVALALALFSFNKGLPMSIRSIFYPILGERVWGWPGHVIDVLAVFATLFGLATSLGLGAEQAAGGIDYLFGITSTNAVKVLLIVAITAVALVSVLAGLDKGVKRLSELNMGLAILLLFFIIIMGPTLAILTGFFKNLGSYLMHLPALANPVGREDANFSQGWTAFYWAWWISWSPFVGMFIARVSRGRTVREFLVSVLLVPTLISVLWMTAFGGTGISQLAAGFTGVQDAALELQLFVMLSELPLAAITSFIGIILVVVFFITSSDSGSLVIDAITAGGKINAPAPQRVFWVIIEGVIAIALLLGGGLVALQAMAVSTGLPFTVVLLAGCVAIIKGLRSEPR; encoded by the coding sequence ATGGATAAAGAACGGCCCTCCGACCAGCCAGCCCCGGAAAACCTGGAAGGCATTCCGGCGCCAAGTGGCGAGACCAATCTGATCGATACCGATTATGTAATCGGTCAGGACAATATCACCGGCGAGTTTTCCCTGTCGCTGGATATCCACGGCAAGGTCTTTTTGATCTCTTCGCTGACCATTCTGGTATTCGTGATGCTGACCCTGGCATTGCAGAATGAAGTGGCACCCATATTCAACGCGATTCGTGACTGGCTGACGGGCCACTTGAGCTGGTTCTTCATCGCAGCGGCCAACGTCTTCGTGATTCTCTGCCTGTTTCTGATCGTTTCTCCGCTGGGCAAGGTACGCCTGGGTGGCAAGGAAGCCGTGCCGGACCATACCTATCTGGGCTGGTTCTCGATGCTGTTTGCCGCGGGCATGGGCATCGGGTTGATGTTTTACGGGGTCTCCGAGCCCATGTCGCACTATTCCGCTGCGATGGGAGGAACGGAATTTGCTGAAAGCGGCGCCCGTACAGACTGGGCGCCGTTGGGTGGAGCCGAGGGGGATGCAGAGGCTGCGGCCCGGTTGGGTATGGCCGCAACCATCTTCCATTGGGGTCTGCATCCCTGGGGTATTTACGCGATCGTGGCGCTGGCGCTGGCCTTGTTTTCGTTCAACAAAGGTCTGCCGATGAGTATCCGCTCGATATTCTATCCAATACTCGGTGAGCGGGTCTGGGGTTGGCCGGGGCACGTGATCGATGTGCTCGCAGTATTTGCCACGCTGTTCGGTCTTGCCACTTCGTTGGGGCTGGGCGCAGAGCAGGCGGCGGGTGGCATCGATTATCTGTTTGGCATTACTTCCACCAACGCCGTAAAGGTTCTGCTGATCGTCGCGATTACAGCCGTTGCGCTGGTATCGGTTCTGGCCGGGCTGGACAAGGGCGTCAAGCGGCTGTCAGAGCTGAACATGGGGCTCGCCATTCTGCTGCTGTTTTTCATCATTATCATGGGGCCAACGCTGGCCATTCTGACCGGCTTCTTCAAGAACCTTGGCTCCTACCTGATGCATCTCCCGGCGCTGGCCAACCCGGTCGGACGTGAGGATGCCAACTTCAGTCAGGGCTGGACTGCCTTTTACTGGGCATGGTGGATCAGCTGGTCGCCCTTTGTCGGTATGTTTATCGCCCGGGTCAGTCGCGGCCGCACGGTTCGTGAGTTTCTGGTTTCGGTATTATTGGTACCGACCCTGATATCAGTGTTGTGGATGACTGCCTTCGGTGGCACCGGTATCAGTCAGCTCGCTGCAGGGTTCACCGGGGTGCAGGACGCTGCACTAGAGCTTCAGTTGTTCGTCATGTTGAGCGAGCTTCCCCTGGCGGCGATTACTTCCTTTATAGGCATCATTCTGGTGGTTGTATTCTTCATCACCTCCTCGGACTCCGGTTCGCTGGTTATTGATGCCATTACCGCAGGTGGCAAGATCAATGCTCCGGCCCCGCAACGGGTTTTCTGGGTAATCATCGAAGGGGTGATCGCTATTGCGCTGCTGCTTGGCGGCGGTCTGGTCGCGCTACAGGCTATGGCGGTGTCCACGGGGCTGCCGTTCACGGTCGTGCTGCTGGCCGGGTGTGTGGCAATCATCAAGGGGCTACGCTCCGAGCCGCGTTAA
- a CDS encoding gamma-glutamyl-gamma-aminobutyrate hydrolase family protein: MSKPIIAITGPTRGAFGPRFLVATAVRLYGGQPLQVRPGDPITALNYHGVVVTGGHDIDPVLYAAEPEVQPKYDSERDALEIAVIDDALKRHLPLLGICRGAQLLNARRGGNLFQELKSHRKMTSNRWTILPLKTLLIEPETFVSRLLCTHRCKINSLHNQAIDRVGVDLQVTGRDLDGIVQAIEDPGHPFLLGVQWHPEFLLFISRQRRIFKALLAACKGQHPVI, encoded by the coding sequence ATGAGCAAACCGATTATCGCGATTACCGGGCCCACACGGGGCGCGTTCGGCCCACGTTTTCTGGTGGCCACGGCGGTGCGCCTTTATGGCGGACAACCGCTGCAGGTGCGGCCGGGCGATCCGATTACCGCGTTGAATTACCATGGTGTGGTGGTAACCGGCGGGCATGATATCGACCCCGTGCTCTATGCCGCGGAGCCCGAGGTGCAGCCCAAGTACGACTCGGAACGTGACGCGCTGGAGATTGCGGTGATCGACGACGCGCTCAAGCGACACTTGCCGCTGCTGGGCATCTGCCGAGGGGCTCAACTACTCAATGCGCGGCGCGGTGGAAACCTGTTCCAGGAGTTGAAATCGCACCGCAAAATGACCTCGAACCGCTGGACCATCCTGCCGCTGAAGACGCTTTTGATCGAACCTGAAACCTTCGTCAGCCGGCTGCTGTGTACTCATCGATGCAAGATCAACAGCCTGCACAACCAGGCCATTGACCGCGTTGGCGTGGATCTGCAGGTAACCGGGCGCGATCTTGACGGCATTGTTCAGGCCATCGAGGACCCAGGACATCCGTTTCTACTAGGCGTCCAATGGCACCCGGAGTTTCTGCTGTTTATCAGCCGGCAGCGACGCATCTTCAAGGCGTTGCTGGCCGCATGCAAAGGACAGCACCCGGTCATTTGA
- a CDS encoding amidoligase family protein, whose translation MTTPDTAFPLPPWRTNAKGNLRRVGVELEMNGLDIDRLAAVAANFLECKVEPSSRYERTLRGDPAGDWVVELDFRLLKNMGREQRMEEDLGDEIKSSAEDLLKWVADSLVPLELVSPPLPMDRLGEVNKLIVELREAGAKGTTDRVANAFGMQFNPEMPDTEAETICAYLKAFMCLYDWLNARANINMTRKLTSYVDPFPAVYVRQVINPAYRPNLPTLISDYLRDNPTRNRALDMLPLFKHLDPHRVAAHTGDKLIKSRPTLHYRLPDCRIDQPGWGMHLAWNDWLEVEYLAADAPRLEACCRAYSEHLERGVGRLLSRWAEETRRHWLRKAE comes from the coding sequence ATGACCACACCGGATACTGCTTTTCCGTTGCCGCCGTGGCGGACAAATGCCAAAGGCAACCTGCGCCGGGTCGGTGTCGAGCTGGAAATGAACGGCCTGGATATTGACCGTCTGGCAGCCGTTGCAGCCAACTTTCTTGAGTGCAAGGTCGAGCCGAGTAGTCGATATGAGCGCACCTTGCGCGGCGATCCGGCCGGCGACTGGGTGGTGGAACTGGATTTTCGCCTGCTCAAGAACATGGGCCGCGAACAGCGCATGGAGGAGGATCTGGGCGATGAAATCAAATCCTCGGCGGAAGACCTGCTGAAATGGGTCGCCGACAGCCTGGTCCCGCTGGAGCTGGTCAGCCCGCCGCTGCCGATGGACCGTCTCGGGGAGGTTAACAAGCTGATCGTCGAGCTACGCGAAGCCGGGGCCAAGGGCACTACCGATCGGGTGGCGAATGCGTTCGGCATGCAATTCAACCCGGAAATGCCTGACACCGAAGCGGAAACTATCTGTGCCTACCTCAAGGCCTTCATGTGTTTGTACGACTGGCTGAATGCCCGCGCCAATATCAACATGACCCGCAAGCTTACCTCCTATGTTGATCCGTTTCCGGCGGTATACGTGCGCCAGGTGATCAATCCCGCCTACCGGCCTAATTTGCCCACGCTGATCAGTGATTATCTGCGCGATAACCCCACGCGTAACAGGGCACTGGATATGCTGCCGCTATTCAAGCATCTGGATCCGCACCGCGTCGCGGCGCATACCGGCGACAAGCTCATCAAGTCGCGCCCCACTCTGCACTACCGCTTGCCCGATTGCCGGATCGACCAGCCGGGATGGGGCATGCATCTCGCCTGGAATGACTGGCTTGAAGTGGAATACCTGGCGGCCGACGCGCCCCGTCTCGAGGCCTGCTGCAGAGCCTATTCCGAACATCTTGAGCGCGGCGTGGGCCGTCTGTTGTCGCGCTGGGCCGAAGAGACCCGCAGGCACTGGTTGCGCAAAGCTGAATGA
- a CDS encoding DUF294 nucleotidyltransferase-like domain-containing protein, whose amino-acid sequence MQVEFIEIRDHLSRFPPFDGLDEDVLNDIAPQVEISYVRANTDILHFGEDSYYLYYVRSGAVEIYRRNGDLYNRLTEGDIFGQFGLLRDNKVRFPAKAIEDSLLYLIPDKLFKRLCDEHDSFADFVEAEGQSRLKTAVDTQSKASELMKLKVRKLVSRTPVTAPLTATIREAAAIMTDESVSSLVIVDPESTPAPTGNDRASAAQHVMVGIITDRDFRTRVVAEGLPAQTPVSDVMTGHPITMQADDSVFEAMLCMLRNNIHHLPVVHRRRPIGVINLSDIIKYESQSSLYLVNNIFNKQNIKDLTKLLPDVRATFVRMVNEEASAQMVGSAMSSIGRNFTQRLLELAEEQLGPPPVPYCFMALGSMARDEQLIVSDQDNALILDDSFVPEKHDAYFLQMATLVSDGLAACGYTYCKGGIMATNSKWRQPLRVWRSYFNNWIDRPNPETLLNSSIFFDLDSVYGEAEMVESLRDLLAEKASRNEAFLAAMARNALNRTPPLGFFRTFVMEKDGEQKNVINLKRRGTAPLTDLIRVHALACGTKAQNSFERLDAIAKTKLMPPEAITRLRYALEFLTSVRIRHQAVDIEQDREPDNNVEPEMVTTAERHNLKEAFQILSNAQKFLRYRYPSLQSTRAL is encoded by the coding sequence ATGCAGGTCGAATTCATTGAAATACGCGATCACCTGAGTCGCTTCCCGCCGTTCGATGGACTGGACGAGGACGTGCTGAACGACATCGCGCCCCAGGTCGAAATCAGCTATGTCCGCGCAAACACCGACATCCTGCACTTTGGCGAGGACAGCTACTACCTGTATTACGTGCGCAGCGGAGCAGTCGAGATCTATCGGCGCAACGGTGATCTGTACAACCGTCTGACCGAGGGCGACATTTTCGGGCAGTTTGGCCTGTTGCGCGATAACAAGGTGCGCTTTCCAGCCAAGGCAATCGAGGACAGCCTGCTGTATCTGATCCCGGACAAGCTGTTCAAGCGATTGTGCGATGAGCACGACAGCTTCGCGGATTTCGTCGAAGCCGAAGGTCAGTCCCGCCTGAAGACCGCCGTGGATACCCAATCCAAGGCCAGCGAGCTGATGAAACTCAAGGTGCGCAAGCTGGTGTCGCGCACGCCTGTGACTGCGCCACTCACAGCGACCATACGCGAGGCGGCCGCCATCATGACCGACGAAAGCGTGTCGTCTCTGGTCATTGTCGACCCTGAATCCACCCCTGCCCCGACCGGCAACGATCGGGCATCTGCCGCGCAGCACGTAATGGTGGGAATCATTACAGATCGCGATTTTCGTACCCGTGTAGTGGCTGAAGGGCTGCCAGCGCAAACGCCGGTCAGCGACGTCATGACCGGTCATCCGATTACCATGCAGGCTGACGACTCGGTATTCGAGGCCATGTTGTGCATGCTGCGCAACAATATTCATCACCTGCCGGTCGTGCATCGTCGGCGGCCGATCGGGGTCATCAACCTGTCGGATATCATCAAGTACGAATCCCAGAGCAGCCTGTATCTGGTCAACAACATCTTCAACAAGCAGAACATCAAGGATCTGACCAAGCTGTTGCCGGACGTGCGCGCCACCTTCGTGCGGATGGTCAACGAGGAGGCCAGCGCGCAAATGGTTGGCAGCGCCATGTCGAGCATTGGCCGCAACTTTACCCAGCGCCTGCTGGAGCTGGCCGAAGAGCAGCTGGGGCCACCGCCGGTGCCCTACTGCTTCATGGCGCTTGGCTCGATGGCACGTGACGAACAATTGATCGTCTCTGATCAGGATAACGCGCTGATTCTGGATGACAGTTTTGTGCCGGAAAAGCATGACGCCTATTTTCTGCAGATGGCAACGCTGGTCAGTGACGGCCTGGCCGCCTGCGGCTATACCTATTGCAAGGGCGGAATCATGGCCACCAACAGCAAATGGCGGCAGCCGCTCAGGGTATGGAGAAGTTATTTCAACAACTGGATCGACCGGCCCAATCCGGAAACGCTGCTGAACAGCTCGATTTTTTTTGATCTGGATAGCGTGTATGGCGAAGCAGAGATGGTCGAATCGCTGAGGGATCTGCTGGCTGAAAAGGCCAGCCGCAACGAAGCCTTTCTCGCTGCGATGGCGCGCAACGCGTTGAACCGCACCCCGCCCCTGGGATTTTTCCGCACCTTTGTCATGGAAAAGGACGGCGAACAGAAGAACGTCATCAACCTCAAACGCCGCGGTACTGCTCCGCTGACCGACCTGATCCGCGTGCACGCGCTGGCCTGCGGTACCAAGGCGCAGAACTCCTTCGAGCGCCTCGATGCCATCGCGAAAACCAAGCTCATGCCCCCCGAGGCCATCACGCGATTACGCTATGCTCTGGAATTCCTGACCAGCGTACGCATCCGGCACCAGGCGGTAGACATTGAACAGGACCGCGAGCCTGACAACAACGTCGAACCGGAAATGGTGACTACGGCTGAACGACACAATCTCAAGGAAGCCTTCCAGATCCTCAGCAACGCGCAGAAATTCCTGCGCTACCGCTATCCCAGCCTGCAATCGACGCGGGCACTATGA
- a CDS encoding 3'-5' exonuclease: MTERQRRSAHAETTPDWRTLFASLAHTARHPHLVKYYQSGAVAAETPLNDVPLMALDMETTGLDPRKHAILSIGLVPMNLERIRCQGSLYRVVKPPSELSSESVAFHRITHSDIEAAPPLAEVLEELLDAMAGKVMVVHYRNIERAFLDRALQHYLGEGFHFPVIDTMDLEARIHPRHKTGLLNWLLRRPPESIRLADSRRRYGLPQYQSHHALTDALATAELLQAQVATHFRPDMPVCELWR; the protein is encoded by the coding sequence ATGACGGAACGCCAGCGCCGATCCGCCCACGCCGAAACCACCCCCGACTGGCGCACGCTGTTCGCCAGCCTGGCCCATACCGCCAGGCATCCGCATCTGGTGAAGTATTACCAGAGCGGAGCGGTGGCCGCCGAAACGCCACTGAATGACGTGCCGCTGATGGCGCTGGATATGGAAACAACCGGCCTCGACCCCAGAAAACACGCGATACTCAGTATCGGTCTGGTGCCGATGAATCTCGAGCGGATTCGCTGCCAGGGCTCGCTATACCGCGTAGTCAAGCCACCGTCGGAGTTGAGCAGCGAATCGGTAGCGTTTCACCGGATCACCCACTCCGATATCGAAGCTGCACCGCCTCTCGCCGAGGTGCTGGAGGAGCTCCTCGATGCCATGGCCGGAAAGGTGATGGTGGTGCATTACCGCAATATAGAGCGAGCCTTTCTTGATCGGGCTCTACAACATTATCTCGGCGAGGGCTTTCATTTCCCGGTGATCGACACCATGGACCTGGAAGCACGCATTCACCCCCGCCACAAAACCGGCCTGCTCAACTGGCTGTTGCGCCGGCCGCCTGAATCCATTCGTCTGGCGGACAGTCGCCGCCGTTATGGCCTGCCGCAATACCAGTCGCATCATGCACTGACCGACGCGCTGGCGACCGCCGAACTGCTACAGGCACAGGTTGCCACGCATTTCCGGCCGGACATGCCTGTCTGCGAGTTATGGCGCTAG
- the recD gene encoding exodeoxyribonuclease V subunit alpha produces the protein MSVEQLDLLSSPEIDSNQAPRANELGEGALEDIHSTLALLDQWVELGWLRALDRALAAFMLELDAHSAPLTLMAAALTSHQLGHGHVCLDIGETLRAPDFALSLPPEGDEAALGVTLPSQVLAPVQAADWLALLAASRLVDSGAGADCGEPLVLRGARLYLRRYWRYERQVMDSLRQRLNRPVLLPEGFEQGLERLFAGSQTQPDWQKLACAVAARGAFSIITGGPGTGKTTTVVRLLALLQEPAVNAGRPLRIRLAAPTGKAAARLTESIGRQVGQLTLSPAVLEEIPTQVTTVHRLLGSRPDTRHFRHHAGNPLPLDVLVVDEASMIDLEMMANLLGALPAHARLVLLGDKDQLASVEAGAVLGDLCRDAEAGRYSLQTRQWLEQIGGQSLAPAGLEEGDAQQHPLAQQTVMLRHSHRFGAQSGIGELARAVNRSDPHAARNVLSAGYPDIRSRLLGSVEDSALSTLMLGASGDGLPGYARYLNVLSAERPAADTPAASGGWEDWARSVLAAFDAFQVLCAVRKGPWGIENLNRRIAEILQRRGLLDAGQVWYEGRPVLVTRNDYNLGLMNGDIGIAMKIKDKPLREGEPERLVLRVAFPRNDGSGGLRFILPSRLTEVETVFAMTVHKSQGSEFAHTLLILPETRSPVLTKELVYTGITRASQQFTLVETRQGIFEAAVAQPVRRISGLSMSAD, from the coding sequence ATGAGTGTCGAACAACTTGATCTGCTCAGCAGCCCTGAGATCGATTCCAACCAGGCACCGCGTGCAAACGAGCTGGGTGAGGGCGCCCTGGAGGACATCCATTCCACGCTGGCATTGCTGGATCAGTGGGTCGAGCTTGGCTGGTTGCGCGCGCTTGACCGTGCGCTGGCTGCCTTCATGCTCGAACTGGACGCCCATAGCGCGCCCTTGACGCTGATGGCCGCCGCGCTGACCAGCCATCAGCTTGGGCATGGACACGTGTGTCTGGATATCGGCGAAACCTTGCGCGCGCCCGACTTCGCGCTGTCGTTACCACCGGAGGGCGACGAGGCCGCACTGGGCGTCACGCTTCCATCGCAGGTGCTTGCTCCGGTGCAGGCAGCGGATTGGCTGGCACTACTCGCGGCCAGCCGCTTGGTGGACAGCGGAGCGGGTGCGGATTGCGGCGAACCGCTGGTGTTGCGTGGGGCACGGCTCTATCTGCGCCGCTATTGGCGGTACGAGCGTCAGGTAATGGACTCGCTGCGTCAGCGGCTGAATCGGCCGGTGTTACTGCCCGAGGGTTTTGAGCAAGGGTTGGAGCGGTTGTTCGCCGGCAGTCAGACGCAGCCGGACTGGCAGAAGCTTGCCTGTGCAGTAGCGGCGCGCGGCGCGTTCAGCATCATCACCGGCGGGCCCGGGACGGGCAAGACCACCACCGTGGTGCGGCTGCTGGCGCTGCTGCAGGAACCCGCGGTCAACGCAGGCCGCCCCTTGCGCATTCGTCTGGCTGCGCCCACCGGCAAAGCGGCAGCGCGTCTGACCGAGTCGATTGGCAGGCAGGTCGGGCAGCTGACGCTCAGTCCGGCGGTGCTCGAAGAAATCCCCACGCAGGTAACCACAGTCCATCGCCTGCTGGGGAGTCGCCCGGACACGCGGCATTTCCGTCATCACGCCGGCAACCCGCTGCCACTGGACGTACTGGTGGTCGATGAAGCCTCGATGATCGATCTGGAAATGATGGCCAACCTGCTCGGAGCGCTACCGGCGCACGCGCGTCTGGTATTACTGGGCGACAAGGATCAGCTGGCTTCAGTGGAGGCGGGTGCGGTGCTGGGCGATCTGTGCCGCGATGCCGAGGCAGGGCGCTATTCGCTGCAAACTCGCCAATGGCTGGAGCAGATTGGCGGCCAATCGCTGGCGCCGGCGGGTCTGGAGGAGGGCGATGCGCAGCAGCATCCCCTGGCGCAGCAAACTGTTATGTTGCGGCACTCGCATCGCTTCGGTGCCCAGAGCGGCATTGGCGAACTGGCGCGGGCGGTGAATCGCAGCGACCCTCACGCTGCACGCAACGTGTTGAGTGCAGGGTATCCGGATATTCGCAGCCGTTTGCTTGGCTCGGTTGAAGACAGCGCGTTGAGCACGCTGATGCTTGGTGCGTCGGGCGATGGTTTGCCGGGCTATGCACGGTACCTCAATGTACTGTCCGCCGAGCGTCCCGCCGCTGATACGCCGGCGGCCAGTGGGGGCTGGGAGGATTGGGCGCGGTCGGTGCTTGCGGCATTCGATGCATTTCAGGTGCTCTGCGCGGTTCGCAAGGGGCCTTGGGGCATCGAGAATCTGAACCGGCGTATCGCGGAGATCCTGCAGAGACGTGGTCTGCTTGACGCCGGTCAGGTCTGGTATGAAGGACGGCCGGTGCTGGTTACGCGCAACGATTACAACCTGGGATTGATGAATGGCGATATCGGCATCGCCATGAAAATCAAGGACAAGCCCCTGCGTGAAGGTGAGCCCGAGCGGTTGGTGTTGCGGGTTGCTTTCCCACGAAATGATGGCTCCGGCGGCTTGCGTTTCATTCTGCCCAGCCGCTTGACCGAAGTAGAAACCGTGTTCGCCATGACGGTGCACAAATCCCAGGGCTCCGAGTTTGCCCACACGCTGCTGATCTTGCCTGAAACGCGCAGCCCGGTATTGACCAAGGAGCTGGTCTACACCGGCATTACCCGTGCCAGCCAGCAATTTACGCTGGTGGAAACGCGGCAGGGGATTTTTGAGGCGGCGGTGGCGCAGCCGGTGCGCCGGATCAGTGGGCTGAGCATGAGCGCCGACTGA